The following are encoded in a window of Aromatoleum petrolei genomic DNA:
- the secD gene encoding protein translocase subunit SecD, with protein MNRYPLWKNILIGLVLFFGLIYTLPNFYGEVPAVQVSSGKATLKLDASLNGTIEQALKDAGIEHTGLFSDANSIRVRVASTDVQLRAKDAIEKRLNPDPRDPSYVVALNLLSASPNWLTSINALPMYLGLDLRGGVHFLLQVDMPGAITKRLDATAADLRTLMRDKNVRHAGITREGNNVLLRFRDAEQREAARKAISASTADLQLTDRDDASDDLKLVATLGQNAQKNIRDFAIKQNITTLHNRINELGVAEPVIQQQGLDRIVVQLPGVQDVAKAKDILGRTATLEVRLVDETPGALEGALAGSVPLGTELYNERGGSPILVRNQVVLTGDRLTDAQPGFDGQTNEPAVHLTLDAAGSRIFRDVTRENVGKRMAILLIEKGKGEVVTAPVIRTEIGGGRVQISGRMTTQEASDVALLLRAGSLAAPMEIIEERTVGPSLGAENIAKGFHSTLWGFVAIAIFMSVYYMLFGLVSVIALAANLLLLVALLSLLQATLTLPGIAAMALTLGMAIDANVLINERIREELRNGVSPQAAIHAGYERAFDTILDSNITTLIAGIALLVFGSGPVRGFAVVHCLGILTSMFSAILISRMLVNLLYGRRRKLESVSIGQIWKPGN; from the coding sequence ATGAACCGCTATCCGCTCTGGAAGAACATTCTTATCGGTCTGGTCCTGTTCTTCGGCCTGATCTACACCCTTCCCAACTTCTACGGTGAAGTGCCCGCAGTTCAGGTCTCCAGCGGCAAAGCCACGCTCAAGCTCGACGCCTCCCTCAACGGCACGATCGAACAGGCGCTCAAGGATGCCGGCATCGAGCACACCGGGCTGTTCAGCGACGCCAACAGCATTCGTGTGCGCGTCGCCAGCACCGACGTTCAGCTGCGCGCAAAGGACGCCATCGAGAAGCGCCTGAACCCCGATCCGCGCGACCCCTCCTATGTCGTCGCGCTGAACCTCCTGTCCGCCTCACCGAACTGGCTCACCTCGATCAACGCGCTGCCGATGTACCTCGGGCTCGACCTGCGCGGCGGAGTGCACTTCCTGCTCCAGGTCGACATGCCCGGCGCAATCACCAAGCGCCTCGACGCAACCGCCGCCGACCTGCGCACGCTGATGCGCGACAAGAACGTCCGCCACGCGGGCATCACGCGCGAAGGCAACAACGTGCTGCTGCGCTTCCGCGACGCCGAGCAGCGCGAAGCCGCGCGCAAGGCCATCTCCGCCAGCACCGCGGACCTGCAGCTCACCGATCGCGACGACGCATCGGACGACCTGAAGCTCGTTGCGACCCTGGGCCAGAACGCGCAGAAGAACATCCGCGACTTCGCGATCAAGCAGAACATCACCACGCTGCACAACCGCATCAACGAGCTGGGCGTCGCCGAGCCGGTGATCCAGCAACAGGGCCTCGACCGCATCGTCGTGCAGCTGCCCGGCGTGCAGGACGTCGCCAAGGCCAAGGACATCCTCGGTCGCACCGCGACCCTCGAAGTGCGCCTCGTCGACGAGACCCCGGGGGCGCTCGAAGGCGCCCTTGCCGGCAGCGTGCCGCTCGGCACCGAGCTCTACAACGAACGCGGCGGCTCGCCCATCCTGGTGCGCAACCAGGTCGTGCTCACTGGCGACCGTCTCACCGACGCCCAGCCCGGCTTCGACGGCCAGACCAACGAGCCCGCCGTGCACCTCACGCTGGACGCCGCCGGCAGCCGCATCTTCCGCGACGTCACGCGCGAGAACGTCGGCAAGCGCATGGCCATCCTGCTGATCGAGAAGGGCAAGGGCGAGGTCGTGACCGCGCCGGTGATCCGCACCGAGATCGGCGGCGGGCGCGTGCAGATCTCGGGCCGCATGACGACCCAGGAAGCGAGCGACGTCGCGCTGCTGCTGCGCGCCGGCAGCCTCGCCGCCCCGATGGAGATCATCGAGGAACGCACGGTCGGCCCGAGCCTCGGTGCCGAGAACATCGCCAAGGGCTTCCACTCGACCCTGTGGGGCTTCGTCGCGATCGCGATCTTCATGAGCGTGTATTACATGCTGTTCGGCCTGGTGTCGGTGATCGCGCTTGCCGCCAACCTGCTGCTGCTCGTCGCCCTGTTGTCGCTGCTGCAGGCGACACTGACACTGCCCGGCATCGCCGCGATGGCGCTGACCCTGGGCATGGCGATCGACGCCAACGTGCTGATCAACGAACGGATCCGCGAGGAGCTACGCAACGGCGTCTCACCACAGGCCGCCATCCACGCGGGCTACGAACGCGCTTTCGACACGATTCTCGACTCCAACATCACGACGCTGATCGCCGGCATCGCGCTGCTGGTGTTCGGCTCCGGGCCGGTGCGCGGGTTCGCGGTGGTGCATTGCCTGGGCATCCTGACCTCGATGTTCAGCGCGATCCTGATCTCGCGCATGCTGGTGAACCTCCTCTACGGCCGCCGCCGCAAGCTCGAATCGGTGTCCATCGGGCAGATCTGGAAGCCGGGCAACTGA